The following coding sequences are from one Lipingzhangella halophila window:
- a CDS encoding dihydrofolate reductase family protein → MGLIHIELFATLDLVGQSPGGPDEDPAGFPFGGWQAPLLDEVAGAQIGAAYEGTDALLLGRRTYDIFAAYWPHQEGGADNEIAALFNSVPKYVASRGRPDLSWAGSTQLGPDLAGAVREIRDRHEHIKVVGSLNLVQTLLREKLFDRLDLWVHPIVLGVGKKVFDGGAVPTNVTLLEPPVAGPKGTVYLRYGLADGTPATGDMSAPDRGAGRDD, encoded by the coding sequence ATGGGTCTCATCCACATCGAGCTGTTCGCAACCCTTGACCTCGTCGGGCAGTCGCCCGGCGGCCCCGACGAGGACCCGGCGGGGTTCCCGTTCGGCGGCTGGCAGGCGCCTCTGCTGGACGAGGTCGCCGGGGCGCAGATCGGTGCCGCGTACGAGGGCACGGACGCCCTCCTGCTCGGCCGCCGGACGTATGACATCTTCGCCGCCTACTGGCCGCACCAGGAGGGCGGCGCGGACAACGAGATCGCCGCGCTCTTCAACAGCGTCCCGAAGTACGTGGCCTCCCGCGGCAGGCCCGACCTCTCGTGGGCCGGGTCCACCCAGCTCGGCCCGGATCTGGCCGGCGCGGTGCGCGAGATCCGTGACCGGCACGAGCACATCAAGGTCGTCGGGAGCCTGAACCTGGTGCAGACCCTCCTGCGCGAGAAGCTTTTCGACCGTCTCGACCTCTGGGTGCACCCGATCGTGCTCGGCGTCGGGAAGAAGGTGTTCGACGGTGGCGCGGTGCCCACGAACGTCACGCTCCTCGAACCGCCGGTAGCCGGTCCGAAGGGCACCGTGTACCTGCGCTACGGGCTCGCCGATGGCACGCCCGCTACGGGGGATATGAGCGCACCCGATCGCGGTGCCGGGCGCGACGACTGA
- a CDS encoding CapA family protein — MAARTHPPHPFLLRRCALLAVAVLVLALSGEPDAPGPAEDQGATAEEADAPESPAGPQPFTVAFGGDVMFDGILADRLDSDPGTAMGPVSEVFARSDLSIVNLETAVTEGGTSAPAKEFVFRAPPSAYEALHSAEVDVATVANNHGMDYGVDGLEDTLDHAEDAGFPIVGAGRNADEAYSPHRVEVNGNTVAILGATDVIDGHLIPDWVAGDGRPGLASVKGEALERMLEAVGEAEAEADTVLTYLHAGLEGEHCPLPHAPDLARQLIDAGADVVVNSHAHVLGPGGYLDGAYVHYGLGNFAFYNFSGPTAETGVLRLTMREGEVLEDEWLPGRIRGGVPTLYEGEQATSALGTWEGYRDTCGLELGDEP, encoded by the coding sequence GTGGCCGCCAGAACACATCCCCCACACCCCTTCCTGCTGCGGCGCTGCGCGCTGCTCGCCGTGGCGGTGCTGGTACTTGCCTTATCCGGAGAGCCCGACGCCCCGGGCCCCGCCGAAGACCAGGGGGCGACGGCCGAGGAGGCCGACGCCCCCGAGTCCCCGGCCGGACCGCAGCCGTTCACCGTCGCCTTCGGCGGCGACGTGATGTTCGACGGCATACTGGCCGACCGGTTGGACTCCGACCCCGGCACCGCCATGGGGCCGGTCTCCGAGGTGTTCGCCCGGAGCGATCTCAGCATCGTGAACCTGGAAACCGCCGTGACCGAGGGGGGCACGTCGGCTCCCGCCAAGGAGTTCGTCTTCCGGGCTCCCCCCTCGGCCTATGAGGCCCTGCACTCCGCGGAGGTCGATGTCGCCACGGTCGCCAACAACCACGGCATGGACTACGGCGTGGATGGACTGGAGGACACGCTCGACCACGCCGAGGACGCCGGGTTCCCGATCGTGGGCGCCGGCCGGAACGCCGACGAGGCGTACTCCCCCCACCGGGTCGAGGTCAACGGCAACACGGTCGCGATTCTCGGCGCCACCGATGTCATCGACGGGCACCTGATCCCGGACTGGGTCGCCGGCGACGGGCGCCCCGGGCTCGCCTCGGTCAAGGGCGAGGCACTGGAACGCATGTTGGAGGCGGTCGGCGAGGCCGAGGCGGAGGCCGACACCGTCCTCACCTACCTGCACGCCGGCCTGGAGGGGGAGCACTGCCCGCTTCCGCACGCGCCGGACCTCGCGCGCCAGCTCATCGACGCCGGCGCCGACGTCGTCGTCAACTCCCACGCCCACGTGCTCGGCCCCGGCGGGTACCTCGACGGCGCCTACGTGCACTACGGGCTGGGCAACTTCGCCTTCTACAACTTCAGCGGCCCCACCGCCGAGACCGGTGTACTCCGGCTCACCATGCGGGAGGGGGAGGTGCTGGAGGACGAGTGGCTGCCCGGGCGGATCCGGGGCGGGGTCCCGACCCTGTACGAGGGCGAGCAGGCCACGAGCGCGCTGGGAACCTGGGAAGGTTACCGGGACACCTGCGGCCTGGAGCTGGGCGACGAGCCGTGA
- a CDS encoding sensor histidine kinase has product MFAVSAVLRRPVTYLRVVFLLVGSALALSFALLDGTLILIMARQMGGLLTIAVAVVIVVVPPVVLGLMSAVRQVEAAAAESLLGVTFLHGTPGPARHAGQRVRAATWFVLHLLAGGVVILDAAVVVPIGWALITAPVRVPAGMPVSSLSALGWLRATGGWGDAWMPLAGLVCLAAAVTAPMGLGALVARAAPALLGPSTAERLQRLQAQTAWLAESNRIARELHDSVGHALSLVTLQAVAARKLRTRDPQFADEALETIESTARAATADLDHMLGLLRDGTAYAEKTCAPEPDLNALEPLIAAIRAAGLNIEADIADDLADLPEVVSREAYRIIQEGLTNALRHAADDSARLEIARRPRRLLITVTNPAAAGGTARRGHGPGNSRGVGGMAERVHALGGSITQGPHDGTWCLAVELPLPTGGAS; this is encoded by the coding sequence GTGTTTGCTGTCTCGGCGGTGCTGCGGCGACCTGTCACGTACCTGCGGGTGGTGTTCCTGCTGGTCGGCTCGGCGTTGGCCTTGTCGTTCGCGCTGCTGGACGGCACGCTGATCCTGATCATGGCCCGGCAGATGGGCGGGCTGCTCACGATCGCGGTCGCTGTGGTGATTGTCGTCGTCCCACCAGTGGTGCTTGGGCTAATGTCAGCGGTGCGTCAGGTCGAGGCCGCTGCGGCGGAGTCGCTGCTGGGTGTGACCTTCCTCCATGGCACGCCGGGGCCGGCGCGCCACGCTGGGCAGCGGGTCCGGGCCGCGACGTGGTTCGTGCTGCACCTGCTCGCCGGTGGCGTGGTGATCCTCGACGCGGCCGTGGTGGTTCCGATCGGGTGGGCGCTGATAACGGCGCCGGTGCGCGTGCCGGCGGGCATGCCGGTGTCGTCGCTGTCGGCCCTGGGTTGGCTGCGTGCCACCGGCGGGTGGGGTGATGCCTGGATGCCTCTCGCTGGCCTGGTGTGTCTGGCCGCCGCGGTGACGGCTCCGATGGGGTTGGGGGCGCTAGTCGCCCGCGCGGCGCCTGCGTTGCTCGGCCCGTCGACCGCGGAGCGGCTGCAGCGCCTGCAGGCGCAGACCGCGTGGCTGGCCGAAAGCAACCGGATCGCCCGCGAGTTGCACGACAGCGTCGGGCATGCGCTGAGCCTGGTGACTCTGCAGGCGGTGGCGGCCCGCAAGCTACGCACCCGCGACCCGCAGTTCGCCGACGAGGCACTGGAAACAATCGAGTCGACGGCGCGGGCGGCGACCGCCGATCTCGATCACATGCTAGGGCTGCTGCGCGATGGCACGGCCTATGCCGAGAAGACCTGTGCCCCGGAACCGGATCTAAATGCGCTGGAGCCGCTGATCGCCGCCATCAGAGCCGCTGGTCTGAATATTGAGGCCGATATCGCCGACGACCTGGCCGATCTGCCGGAGGTTGTCAGCCGGGAGGCCTACCGGATCATCCAAGAGGGGCTGACCAACGCGCTACGCCACGCCGCAGACGACTCAGCGCGCTTGGAGATCGCGAGAAGGCCCAGGCGTCTGCTCATCACGGTGACCAACCCAGCCGCGGCCGGCGGCACGGCGCGGCGCGGTCACGGACCGGGAAACAGCCGCGGTGTGGGAGGCATGGCCGAACGGGTGCACGCCCTGGGCGGGTCGATCACCCAGGGCCCCCACGACGGGACCTGGTGTCTGGCTGTAGAACTGCCGCTGCCCACCGGCGGTGCGTCGTGA
- a CDS encoding response regulator transcription factor, which translates to MIRVLIADDEPLARRGLRAVVDSEPDLEVIGEADDGVTVIEAARRMRPDVVLMDIRMPRVDGIRATQLLENAAAAPAVLVVTTFENDDYVYQALRAGARGFLLKRANADQYVDAIRTVHRGDSLLFPTAVRNLVGSYGTLGNASLQRANLTEREQHVLRLMARGLSNTEIADELVLSVETIKTHVRSVLAKLQARDRIQAVITAYESGFVPLR; encoded by the coding sequence GTGATCCGGGTGCTAATCGCCGACGACGAACCGTTGGCACGCCGAGGGCTGCGCGCGGTCGTCGATTCCGAACCCGACCTCGAAGTGATCGGTGAGGCCGACGACGGCGTGACCGTCATCGAGGCCGCCCGGCGGATGCGCCCCGATGTGGTGCTGATGGACATCCGCATGCCCCGCGTCGACGGGATCCGCGCCACCCAGCTCCTCGAAAACGCTGCGGCCGCACCGGCTGTTCTCGTCGTCACCACCTTCGAGAACGACGACTACGTCTACCAAGCGCTACGCGCCGGAGCCCGCGGCTTCCTACTCAAACGCGCCAACGCCGACCAGTACGTGGACGCCATCCGTACCGTCCACCGCGGCGACTCACTGCTGTTTCCCACCGCCGTGCGCAACCTGGTCGGCAGCTACGGCACCCTCGGCAACGCCAGCCTGCAGCGCGCGAACCTTACCGAGCGCGAACAACACGTGCTGCGGCTCATGGCCCGCGGGTTGTCCAACACCGAAATCGCCGACGAACTGGTGCTCAGTGTCGAGACCATCAAGACTCACGTCCGCAGCGTGCTGGCCAAACTCCAAGCCCGCGACCGCATCCAAGCAGTTATCACCGCCTATGAAAGCGGTTTCGTCCCTCTGCGCTGA
- a CDS encoding mannitol dehydrogenase family protein, whose protein sequence is MPRLNLATLGSVPPWARSTLDPRDLAVGIVHLGIGGFHRAHQAVFTEDAMLASGQTRWAISAVTQRGPRVRDELAPQDGLYTVTTRSRSGAGYRVVPVVREVIDGPSQVETALDRIADPAVSVVTLTVTEKAYRLDPAQGRLDTTDPDVRADAAGAPPQTVVGRLVAGLRRRQAAGAGALAVVCCDNLPDNGRLLRRAVFAFCALLPGGDGLAAWIAEHVTFPSSMVDRIVPATTEAERAEVEAALGVRDEAAVVAEPFGQWVIEDDFRSPRPAWERAGALVVPDVRPYELTKLRTLNACHSLLAYAGVLAGIGTIAEAVAVPELQAAARRLAQCEVRPTLPVTEGLDHHRYVETVLDRFANPALQHTTQQVAADGSLKVGPRLLGTAADGLELSTTPAVATLAIAAWLRCVLVAKADDGSPLAVSDPAADSMRTAARNATGAGAVRPALAAAGVSGALLDEGRFTGLVESWYTQLAAAGVRATAREAAAG, encoded by the coding sequence GTGCCCAGGCTGAATCTCGCGACGCTGGGCTCGGTGCCCCCGTGGGCGCGCAGTACTCTGGACCCCCGCGACCTGGCGGTCGGTATCGTGCACCTGGGTATAGGCGGGTTCCACCGCGCACACCAGGCCGTGTTCACCGAGGACGCGATGCTCGCGAGCGGACAGACCCGCTGGGCGATCAGTGCGGTGACCCAACGTGGCCCCAGAGTGCGCGACGAGCTCGCGCCGCAGGACGGGCTGTACACCGTGACCACGCGCAGCCGCTCAGGCGCCGGCTACCGCGTGGTGCCCGTGGTGCGGGAGGTGATCGACGGCCCCTCGCAGGTCGAAACGGCGCTCGACCGCATCGCCGACCCGGCGGTTTCGGTGGTGACCCTGACCGTCACCGAGAAGGCCTACCGGCTCGATCCCGCACAAGGCCGCCTTGACACCACCGACCCGGATGTGCGCGCCGACGCCGCCGGTGCGCCACCGCAAACGGTGGTGGGCCGGCTCGTGGCCGGACTGCGGCGGCGCCAGGCCGCGGGCGCGGGGGCACTGGCGGTGGTGTGCTGCGACAACTTGCCCGACAACGGCAGACTGCTCCGCCGGGCCGTATTCGCCTTCTGCGCACTGCTGCCCGGTGGCGACGGTCTGGCCGCCTGGATCGCCGAACACGTCACCTTCCCCTCCTCCATGGTCGACCGGATCGTGCCGGCGACCACCGAGGCGGAGCGGGCCGAGGTCGAGGCCGCGCTCGGCGTGCGCGACGAGGCGGCGGTGGTGGCGGAGCCGTTCGGCCAGTGGGTCATCGAGGACGACTTCCGCTCACCCCGCCCGGCATGGGAGCGCGCGGGCGCGCTGGTGGTGCCCGACGTACGACCGTATGAGCTGACGAAGCTGCGCACCCTCAACGCGTGCCACTCACTGCTGGCCTATGCCGGCGTCCTAGCCGGTATCGGCACCATCGCCGAGGCCGTTGCCGTGCCCGAGCTCCAAGCCGCGGCGCGCCGCCTGGCTCAGTGCGAGGTCCGCCCTACCCTGCCCGTGACCGAAGGGCTGGACCACCACCGGTACGTGGAGACCGTGCTCGACCGCTTTGCCAATCCCGCGCTGCAGCACACCACCCAGCAGGTGGCCGCAGACGGCTCGTTGAAGGTGGGGCCGCGGCTGCTCGGCACCGCCGCCGACGGGCTGGAGCTGTCGACAACCCCGGCCGTTGCGACGCTGGCGATCGCCGCATGGCTGAGGTGCGTACTTGTAGCGAAGGCCGACGACGGATCGCCCCTGGCCGTGTCCGACCCCGCAGCCGATTCCATGCGCACGGCGGCTCGGAACGCGACCGGCGCCGGCGCGGTGCGCCCCGCGCTCGCCGCCGCGGGCGTTTCGGGAGCCTTGCTCGATGAGGGGCGGTTCACCGGCCTCGTGGAGTCCTGGTACACCCAACTGGCCGCGGCCGGGGTAAGAGCCACGGCCCGCGAAGCGGCGGCCGGGTAG
- a CDS encoding carbohydrate kinase family protein has translation MATDYDYDVIVVGEALLGCDTPEAAARTLRSWETATAAITCGASGVLLESEGVPAQSLSDAPAPRVVDQTGGGDVFVGTVTARLALGDPITATVELAVAAATLSVGGRGGTGAIPTLARTAAHREGAPCPG, from the coding sequence ATGGCCACGGATTACGACTACGACGTCATCGTGGTCGGCGAGGCGCTGCTGGGCTGCGACACCCCGGAGGCCGCCGCCCGCACCCTCCGTTCATGGGAGACCGCGACCGCGGCCATCACGTGCGGGGCGTCCGGGGTCCTGCTGGAGAGCGAGGGCGTCCCGGCGCAATCGCTCTCGGACGCACCCGCGCCCCGGGTCGTCGACCAGACGGGGGGCGGGGACGTCTTCGTGGGCACGGTCACCGCGCGCCTCGCCCTGGGCGACCCGATCACCGCGACGGTCGAGCTGGCGGTGGCGGCCGCCACACTGTCGGTCGGCGGGCGCGGCGGCACCGGTGCGATCCCGACGCTCGCACGTACCGCCGCACACCGCGAGGGGGCGCCGTGCCCAGGCTGA
- the manD gene encoding D-mannonate dehydratase ManD, translating to MRIADVKVIVTSPGRNFVTVKITTEDGTTGVGDATLNGRELAVSAYLTEHLLPLLIGRDAHRIEDTWQYLYRGAYWRRGPVTMTAIAGVDTALWDIKAKAAGLPLYQLLGGRSRERVLVYGHAQGATIDETVAEVGRFLDRGYRAVRAQSAVPGTQGTYGIGSDGDRYEPASAGLPEETIWSTPEYLDHAPELFAAVREKHGFGFHLMHDMHHRLTPIEAARLGKAAEPYRLFWLEDPTTAEDQSAFRLIRQHTTTPIATGEVFNSIYDCRQLITERLIDYIRTSVTHAGGITHLRRILSLAELYGVRSGSHGATDLSPVCLAAALHVDTAIPNFGIQEYMPHTPATDRVFPHDYRFRDGFLYPGEEPGLGVDIDENAAAEYPYEPAYLPVARLHDGSMHDW from the coding sequence ATGAGGATCGCCGACGTGAAAGTGATCGTCACGTCTCCGGGCCGCAACTTCGTCACGGTCAAAATCACCACCGAGGACGGGACGACGGGTGTCGGCGACGCCACCTTGAACGGGCGTGAGCTGGCCGTGAGCGCCTACCTCACGGAGCATCTGCTCCCCCTGCTGATCGGGCGGGACGCGCACCGGATCGAGGACACCTGGCAGTACCTCTACCGCGGCGCGTACTGGCGCAGGGGGCCCGTGACCATGACCGCGATCGCGGGGGTCGACACCGCGCTGTGGGACATCAAGGCCAAAGCCGCAGGGCTTCCGCTCTACCAGCTGCTCGGCGGGCGCAGCCGCGAGCGGGTGCTCGTCTACGGCCACGCCCAGGGCGCCACCATCGATGAGACGGTCGCCGAGGTGGGGCGCTTCCTCGACCGGGGGTACCGGGCCGTGCGCGCGCAGAGCGCGGTCCCCGGCACGCAGGGCACGTACGGCATCGGCTCCGACGGCGACCGTTACGAGCCGGCGTCGGCCGGACTGCCCGAGGAGACGATCTGGTCCACACCGGAGTACCTGGACCATGCCCCCGAGCTGTTCGCTGCGGTCCGCGAGAAGCACGGCTTCGGCTTCCACCTGATGCACGACATGCACCACCGCCTCACCCCGATCGAGGCGGCCCGGCTGGGCAAGGCGGCAGAGCCCTACCGGCTGTTCTGGCTGGAGGACCCCACGACCGCGGAGGACCAGAGCGCTTTCCGACTGATCCGGCAGCACACCACCACTCCGATCGCCACCGGCGAGGTCTTTAACTCGATCTACGACTGCCGACAACTCATCACCGAGCGGCTCATCGACTACATCCGCACCAGCGTCACCCACGCGGGCGGCATCACTCACCTGCGGCGCATCCTCTCGCTCGCCGAGCTGTACGGGGTGCGCTCCGGCTCGCACGGCGCGACCGATCTGTCCCCGGTGTGCCTGGCGGCCGCGCTGCACGTCGACACCGCAATCCCGAACTTCGGCATCCAGGAGTACATGCCGCACACGCCGGCCACCGACCGGGTCTTTCCACACGACTACCGGTTCCGTGACGGGTTTCTCTACCCCGGTGAGGAGCCGGGACTCGGCGTCGACATCGACGAGAACGCCGCCGCCGAGTACCCCTACGAGCCCGCCTACCTGCCCGTCGCGCGGCTGCACGACGGCTCGATGCACGACTGGTGA
- a CDS encoding alcohol dehydrogenase catalytic domain-containing protein gives MTGTMRAAVLYGAEDLRIDERPVPRPEAGEALVAVETVGLCGSDLHYYLDGRNGTNQVRGPVVLGHEVGGRVADLGPGAPEDLAGARVVVEPAVPCRTCAACVSGRYNLCPHTACLGSPPTDGGLAEYLRVPAVQLHRVPDDLPRRAVPLLEPLAVAVHALRRAAFVPGQSVLVTGAGPIGLLVAQVARSWGAAEVTVSDIDADRLTAARALGVSRTATPAELDGLRVARSLECSGAPAALPGLLAATEPGGRAVLVGTLQGGEVPAPLGLVQRYEIDLVGTFRYAAGFPPAVDLVRRGAVDLTALVTAGFSLDEADRAFRHAAGGAGLKTTIDCTRRGNRS, from the coding sequence ATGACCGGCACGATGCGCGCCGCCGTGCTCTACGGCGCCGAGGATCTGCGGATCGACGAGCGGCCCGTGCCCCGGCCGGAGGCGGGCGAGGCACTCGTCGCCGTCGAGACGGTGGGGCTGTGCGGGTCGGATCTGCACTATTACCTGGATGGCCGCAACGGCACTAACCAGGTCCGCGGGCCGGTCGTGCTGGGCCACGAGGTCGGCGGCAGGGTCGCCGACCTCGGTCCCGGCGCGCCCGAGGACCTGGCCGGAGCGCGGGTGGTCGTCGAGCCGGCGGTGCCGTGCCGGACATGCGCGGCCTGCGTGAGCGGACGCTACAACCTCTGCCCGCACACTGCCTGCCTCGGCTCCCCACCGACCGACGGCGGCCTCGCCGAATACCTCCGGGTCCCCGCGGTACAGCTCCACCGGGTGCCGGACGACCTGCCGCGACGGGCCGTCCCCCTGCTGGAGCCGCTAGCCGTCGCGGTGCACGCGCTGCGGCGTGCCGCGTTCGTCCCGGGCCAGAGCGTGCTCGTCACCGGTGCCGGGCCGATCGGCCTGCTCGTGGCTCAGGTGGCCCGCTCCTGGGGCGCGGCCGAGGTCACCGTGTCAGACATCGACGCCGACCGCCTCACCGCCGCCCGCGCGCTCGGGGTCTCCCGCACCGCGACGCCCGCCGAACTCGACGGGCTGCGCGTCGCGCGCAGCCTGGAATGCTCCGGCGCCCCCGCCGCCTTGCCGGGGCTTCTGGCCGCCACGGAGCCCGGCGGGCGGGCCGTCCTTGTCGGCACGCTGCAGGGCGGGGAAGTTCCGGCGCCGCTCGGCCTTGTCCAGCGCTACGAGATCGACCTGGTCGGCACGTTCCGCTACGCGGCGGGTTTCCCGCCGGCCGTGGACCTGGTGCGGCGGGGCGCCGTGGACCTCACCGCGCTGGTCACCGCGGGCTTCTCGCTGGATGAGGCAGACCGGGCTTTCCGGCACGCCGCCGGCGGCGCCGGGCTGAAAACCACCATCGACTGCACGAGACGGGGGAACCGATCATGA